DNA sequence from the Malus domestica chromosome 06, GDT2T_hap1 genome:
TCGGATGGTGCTGGATTCGTTGGTTCCCGCTTTGTTGGCCGATAAGAACCGCAAATTCATATATGTTGAACAGGCAATCAATATCGTTAATATTAGTTGAAAATATGTGACGTATGATTCAAAATTGTgtgaaaataacgggttttaAACGTAAaaagtatatatgtatgtgtataatACGTGTATTGTATGTTAGAAAATACGTACGCAcagatacacaatatttacttACCAAGGTCTTGAGAGGTGGCAACAAGCACCATTTGAAAGTGGGACAATATTTACTTACCAAGGTCTTGAGAGAAAGAGGGTGGGCAACAAGCACCATTTGAAAGTGGGTGAAGAAGAATTGATGAATTGGAGCGGTGTGGTATCCAAAATTGTTATCATCATTATATAGAGGTGGGATTGGTAGTGATGAGGATATAAGGTGAATCAAACTAAATATGTCTTAATGGGTATCCATTAACAACTCAATGCGTTGATTTGTCATCTCTACCGCATACAATAGTAGAGCACACAGGTTCTTTTGTAGGGTATCCGGCCATTTGGATTAGAGGTGGTGCGAGAGGGAGGTGGGAGCAAAATTTGGGGTATGGTTATGGGTCCCACTGTCAAGGGTTGGGTTTagtggaaaaggatcctcgccggatcctctttgtggggattTAGGGGATCAAGCAATAACtgtcgttcatcgtatatcgtgtggtcagttttcattagatactatttatatccaatttaaaattttgaatttaaaatgatttctaaccgcacgatatCCAATAAACGGCTGTGATTGCTTGATCCCCGGATCCCTACaaaaaggatccggcgaggatccttttccgggTTTAGTGGCTATTTTATGTGCTAATTTTATATGTATAAATAATAgtatgtgtttttatataacaAGCCAAATGGGTTCGAACTCAAGTGGGGAGAGAGGGGATGTTACTTAAAACCAATCTAATCTAATGTTTAGGAGGGGGATTTAAGCTCAAGTGTATACGGAGAGCATATCCGCTCTAGCCAATTTAATTACATTAGCGTCTGATTGttgatgtgtttttttttttaagaaaaacgaAAATGGAATCAGAAATGTAAATGGATTAGTTGATTAATTAATGCAGGTTTTTTTCCAACGTTGGTGGAGAGACCAAACGGAGGCGACCCAAAACACGGTCAAGCAACTAGTTAGCTCCGGTCAACTGGAACTCATGTACAAAATCTGCAATGCCTTGCAGTCCaagtttcaatttttatcgTTTTATTTAAAATGTCTTGCTGTTGTTTACGATCTGGGTTTGTTTTGCAGAAATGGGGGGATGTGCATGCATGATGAGGCTGCTGCTCATTACATCGATATGATTGATCAGACGACTCTCGGGCATCGGTTCATCAAACAAGAGTTCAATGTGACTCCCAGAATTGGCTGGCAGATCGATCCATTCGGACATTCTGCAGTGCAGGCCTACCTGTTGGGAGCTGAGGTCCGCGTTTCTTGAAACTCCTAGGGCCCGTTTTATAACCATTTCGTTACTCTATTCGTAACATGCATTTAGTGAATGATATTTGTGAAACCATTTGTTGAACATCAGTTATACTGTTGGCATAGGTTGGATTTGACTCTCTTTTCTTTGCTCGAATTGACTACCAAGACAGAGCTAAACGGAAGAATGAGAAAAGCCTCGAGGTTGTCTGGCGAGGTTCTAAGAGTCTCGGATCATCTGCACAGGTGCGTGTGCATGTGTGCGCCACAAAGTTGTGTTGTTAGTTCTGGATGGATTGGTGTTTCAGCTTTGAAaccatgtttttttctttctttcagttGAACTTTTTGAAGATTGGAAATGTACCATTAATCAACCTCTTTTCTTTGTGTTTGTAGATTTTCGCCGGTGCATTCCCTGAGAATTATGGACCTCCGACAAATGATTTTTACTTTGAAGTTGATGACATATCCCCTATTGTTCAGGTGAGTCCACAGTCTAATGCCTATGTAGTCCGTAGTAACGTAATGACACATTTATCTATTTTCTTTTGGCTTTCCTTGTTTGAAGGATGATACTGATCTGTCTGACTACAATGTGCTCGAGCGTGTAAATGATTTCGTATCTGCTGCAATCTCACAAGTAAGATGTATCCTATTAGATTGTCTGCCAGTGATTCATTTCTGCCTAAGTTTTACTTTCAGAAAAGAGTTGAGATCTGTCGGGGCTTATGCAAACCACTCGTTGGTTTTCAGGCAAACATAACTCGTACGAATCATATCATGTGGACAATGGGATCGGATTTCAAGTATCAGTACGCGCATTCATGGTTTCTGCAGATGGATAAGTTCATTCATTACGTGAATCAAGTTAGTCCATGGCTGTAAAGTGTAACATTGTTGTCGTTTCACATTTTCTGCCCTCTTAATGGAAGACTTCGCATTAATGTTCGTAGGATGGGCGTGTGAATGCGCTATACTCAACTCCGTCAATATACACTGATGCCAAACATGCAACAAATGAACCCTGGCCAATCAAGACTGGAGACTTCTTTCCGTGAgttcaaatttttgaaattcATCGTCATTTACAGGTACCCTGGTCCTTTTCCAGCTTGTTAACTTATAACAACGCGTATCCATCAGATACGCTGACAAAGAAAATATTTACTGGACCGGATATTTTACAAGCAGGCCAGCCATCAAAGGCTATGTTAGAATGATGAGCGGCTACTATTTGGTATATTCTTCTGAACATTTTAGCCTGCGTTGgtaataattatattttgagtAAGATTTCAAAGAGTATAAGGTAGTTGTGTTCTTCAATCTATGATCAGGCAGCGAGGCAACTCGAATTTTTTAAGGGAATGAGTAAATCAGGGTCTAAGACAGATTCTCTGGCTGACGCCTTAGCAATCGCTCAACATCACGATGCAGTCAGTGGCACGGAGAGGCAGCATGTGGCGGATGATTATGCAAAACGACTTTCAATAGGCTACAATGAGGTAGATAAAACTTATACCATTCCTGATATTCTCAGTAGTTTCTTTACTTTTGCATAACGAAATGGTTTCGATTTCTCGCAGGCTGAGAAGGTTATTGCAGAATCGCTTTCTTGCATGACAGAATCCAAATCAAGAGCTGGTTGCGAGAATCTGTTAACTAAGTTTCAACAGGCAAATTAAACTACCGTTTGTCCTACATTTTTCGGCTGTTTCACTTTACCACTGGATTAACAACAGATTCTTATTTCCTATCACTTTACAATTTTTGTTCATATTCTTCcagttatattttttttttcagtgtcCACTTCTGAACATTAGCTATTGCCCCCCCTCAGAGGCTGATCTGTCAACTGGGAAATCCCTGGTGAGGATAGTTTAACGATGACATTTACCATCTGCCATGCTTATGTTTCAATCAAGAAGTACGAATTATTTCGTGATTATGCATTTCTCTTTTGTAGGTTATTGTTGTCTATAATTCTCTGGGATGGAAAAGAAAGGATGTCATAAAGATTCCTGTGAGTAGTTATTTCCTCTTCCATGTTGAAATCCTTACTGTGTTTTAAGACTTTTTTATATTTCTCACGCGTACGTGTGCATATCTCTACGTAAGTAAGTATATGTTCttcctgtttttttttctttctggatACTTGTTTTCTACAGGTTATCAATGCGAACGTCGCTGTGAGAGATTCTACAGGAAAAGAAATTGAGTCACAGCTCATACCTCTGCTTAATGCGTCCGCGACCATAAGAAATTACCATGTCAAGGCATATCTTGGTAAATCCCTGGGAGAAACTCCATATTATTGGCTTGCATTTTCGGCAACTGTACCCCCTCTTGGTTTTAGCACTTACTTCATCTCAAGTGCCACACGAAAAGGTTGACTATGTGAATTTTTTACCGTATGATACTGAAGAAACATATCAGAACCAGATTTAACTTTTAATGACGGCTCAGATATTGTGTTTCCACCTTACAAATGCAGCTACTACTTCAGAAGTGTACAGGTCAGAAGCAGGTCGAAATGATACAATAGAAGTCGGGCGAGGCAACTTGAGACTTATTTATTCTGGGAATGAAGGACAACTTACTAAATATATGAACAGCAGAAGCTTGGTATGTAACTTCTGCACTCAAACagtacttgttttctgcaaaaaTATTCGCTAAATTGGTTTTCTCCGTGCGTATAATTTGATATGTACTATAAATATAGGTCAAAAAGCAGATAAAACAATCATTTAGCTACTACGCTGGAGATAATGGATATGTCGATTTACAGGTAATGAAGTAATACACATTTTAAATGTAATTAAACGTGATTATATGTGACGAAGATTGAAAAGGGAATGCTTCTATTTTCTGAAGGCCGAGGGAGCGTATGTCTTCCGCCCTAATGGTTCATATCCCATTAAATCAGGAGGGAAGGTAGGTAAATGAACGTCATTTTACCATATGCAATCACAGTAAGAAATAGAAAATTCACCATTAGGAattgcaggttgatcattttaCTGTTTTGAGAGGACCATTGCTCGATGAAGTACATCAGAGGATAAACTCTTGGATTTACCAGGTGGTTAGAGAATCTTAATAAAAATATGGGatcatatgtttatatgtgtgtgtgtgtgtgtgtgtgtataagttTTCTTTCATGGTGTGAAGATTTCGTGATCGATACTAACAACAGTTTATTTGTTGCATATGCTTAAACAGGTCACTAGAGTGTACAAGGAAAAAGAGCATGCTGAGATTGAATTTATTGTGAGTTAACTGCACTGTACTGTGTGTTTCCACTGGATAAGACAATTGAAGATCCAAGAACTAAAAGTTTCGAGAATTTTCCTTTTACAACAATGTTCTGATTTTTCAGATTGGCCCTATACCAATCGATAACGGTGTTGGCAAAGACATTGTAAGCAAGATTACAACCGGCATGAAAACGAACAAACGATTCTACACAGACTCTAATGGGCGCGATTTTATCGAAAGAGTATGTTGTGTGTTTGATCTCATTTGTCTTTCCGGTTTTTGACCAGCCTTGTTCAATGTCTGCAACTTGCTAGAAATTTTAACAGAAATTATTGTTTCGCAGATTCGAGACTATAGAAAAGACTGGGATCTTGAAGTGAATCAACCTGTTGCAGGAAATTATTATCCAGTATGTGTAATTACTACATCGATCAATGTGTCTCGTTGTCTCATGTTCGAATTTTCTGGAAAATTACCTTTTACGACAAGTATGTATCTTCAGCCAAGACATGACAAAGTTCTCTGTCATTACAGATTAATCTCGGAATCTACACGAAAGATAACAACACAGAGCTGTCAGTACTAGTAGATAGATCTGTGGGTGGATCCAGCATTGTGGATGGACAATTGGAACTCATGCTCCATAGGTTTTCTTCCCTTTACTCTGGATCTACATTTCTTTTTTCGATCTATCTTCGTTGTTTAGTTAATAACGCGGTTAGTGAGAACGCTATAATCTATCTGTTTTGGAAACGAATCAATTTCCTAACTCTTATTCTGAAATGCTGGAATACCAACGAATTCGTTAATATCTTCTTGATTACACTCCACTTTTATTAGGAGGTTGCTCAGTGACGATGACAAAGGTATATTTGAAGCCCTAAACGAAACTGTGTGCATTCGAGATGATTGTGAAGGACTCATTGTATGATCCTAAAAACTCACCCTAGCTAGCTAGGGTTCTTAGTGTTCATAAAGACCATAACTCCCCCTAAATGGCGTCGATCATTTGGTCAGGAGATATACTCTCCATTTCTTTTGGCCTTCACAGAACAAGATGAAGATAGCTGGACAAGCTCTTATGTCACAACCTTTTCCGGAATGGATCCTTCCTACACTTTACCTGATAATGTCGCGATAATAACCCTCCAGGTTCGTATCTCTCCTCGAGAACATGGAAGCAGCATCCTactggaaaataaaaaaaattcctctCATCAGATTAACATTGTTAATCCTGTTTTAAAACTCTGTAGGAGCTGGAAGATGAAAAACTTCTGTTCCGCCTTGCACATTTATACGAGGTTTTAGTTTCTTCCTTACTCCACATTTTCAGCAACAAGTTCTAATAAGACTGATGTTTATATGGTGTATCGAATGCTAGATTGATGAGGACAAGGATCTTTCGGTTATGGCAAGTGTAGAGCTCAAAAAAGTGTTTGCAGATAAGAAGGTACGTAACATAAACATCGGTCCACGAAGATAAACACTGATCCGAAAAACTAACCATCTAAATACTTCTGGTAACACATTTTTCGTTCCAATGAAACTCAGATTAGAAAAGTAACGGAAATGAGTTTATCTGCAAACCAAGAAAGAGCGGAAATGGAGAAGAAGAGACTAGTGTGGAAAGCAGAAGGCTCCTCCGACAAAGAAGCCAAAGTGTTAAGGGGAGGACCTGTTGATCCAACAAAGCTGGTGGTTGATCTTGCTCCAATGGAAATTCGAACGCTTATCATCGACTTGTAGTTCAGATATTCGACCGCTGAAAAGTAAGAATGTGCGATGTTGAGGAGTTCGTTTGTCAAGGGCGCTCTGAATTGACATGTCTCGTTGGTCATGGAGAAGATGAGGAACCAAATGAATAAGTAATATGGGAGAATCGGCTCGTACATCGATCCATTTGTAGAttacttatttatttttgggtttttgttctaattttttttttcacgacaCTGAATTATCGTCTTTATATTCTTTAAAATGTAGTATTTTGTGCGAAACCTCTTATCATTAAGCTTTAAACGCTCTAAAAATAATGatataaaacttaaaactaaagaaTTTTGAGCAATACTTGTAGAATTGGGAAATTTTGACTCTTACTTAAAAAATGACTTGAATGAAACATGTTTACTATTATTGTAGCATTTTTGTCCAACGCAATGCATTATTAAATCGAGACGTCATGTGATGATAAATCATATCCACAACTATTAACACAATTTGGCACATAAGCATAAATTGCTCattcaaaacacaaaattaaaaacatttgCACACGTATCAAACTCATAGacaataatatttgctaagttaCGTGCATTTACCTAATACATTCACCATCTAAAATTCTTCCATACTACATAAATACATAGCATTAAATACTACAAATATTGGATGGTCTGGATTGATTTGAATTATTGTTTATATTGTGGTATCGTGAATTCAAGCCGCATTGTCCATTCACGTGAAGGGCACGTGCTGTAGCAGCGCCAAGGAGACCATCCACAAAAGTAGTACGAGCCACAGAGAGAGATACCGAGAGCACTGCGACTGCGAGGCCGCCGCCGCCGGAGCAATCCATCGAATTACATTACCCGAGACATCACCTTATCCCAGGTAGGTATTTTCCGGCAACCAAACGCCTCCGTTTCTCTGTGAAATGCTTCTACTTATCAATTGATTTATCTGTGTTTTTTTTCTCAATGAGAGAATTTTTCAGATGAGGAAAGAGAGCCAGGCGTCCGCCATGGAAATCGAGGATCCAAAGCCCAACAGTTCCGATCAGATCTCCCCTAAATTCTCCATTAACGGTTCGTTCTCCAATCCCTTCGTTTCTGAAATCATTATCTCCGTCGTCGGTTTTTTTCGTCTGGATTTTGATTTAATTTCGATTTTCACAGTGCTGCTGCTCTTGAAATCTGCTCAGATGCAGCACGGATTGCGCCACGGAGATTACACTCGTTATCGGTACATATtcattgtcatttggtttaattttgtgttttattgttgttcatggtgtgtgtttgtgtgcaTTGTGAGTAGAAATTGATATGTTTTGTTGCTGGAATTGAATTTTTTCGCAGGCGGTATTGCACTGCAAGGTTGAGGAGGTTGTATAAGTCGTTGAAGTTCACTCATGGCCGCGGTAAATACAACCGCCGGGCCATTACTGAATCTACTGTCACCGAAGTGAGGTGGGTCTTATTTTCtcatgaattttgtttttggaattGAATTATATGTTGGTCATCTATTTTTATTGCTGGACTAGCGAAAATGTACGAATTTTGGAGTATGTAGGAACTAGGAACAATATTTTTTAGTTCATTGAGTTATTTTCATGctttaacattttaattttctgGATTTGTGATAGGTAT
Encoded proteins:
- the LOC139197205 gene encoding LOW QUALITY PROTEIN: probable alpha-mannosidase At5g13980 (The sequence of the model RefSeq protein was modified relative to this genomic sequence to represent the inferred CDS: deleted 2 bases in 1 codon; substituted 3 bases at 3 genomic stop codons), giving the protein MAVESNCLRLLLVMVLLVQVFLRGESKYMVYNTTSRLVPGKLNVHLVPHTHDDVGWKKTVDQYYTGSNNSLQVACVRMVLDSLVPALLADKNRKFIYVEQVFFQRWWRDQTEATQNTVKQLVSSGQLELINGGMCMHDEAAAHYIDMIDQTTLGHRFIKQEFNVTPRIGWQIDPFGHSAVQAYLLGAEVGFDSLFFARIDYQDRAKRKNEKSLEVVWRGSKSLGSSAQIFAGAFPENYGPPTNDFYFEVDDISPIVQDDTDLSDYNVLERVNDFVSAAISQANITRTNHIMWTMGSDFKYQYAHSWFLQMDKFIHYVNQDGRVNALYSTPSIYTDAKHATNEPWPIKTGDFFPYADKENIYWTGYFTSRPAIKGYVRMMSGYYLAARQLEFFKGMSKSGSKTDSLADALAIAQHHDAVSGTERQHVADDYAKRLSIGYNEAEKVIAESLSCMTESKSRAGCENLLTKFQQCPLLNISYCPPSEADLSTGKSLVIVVYNSLGWKRKDVIKIPVINANVAVRDSTGKEIESQLIPLLNASATIRNYHVKAYLGKSLGETPYYWLAFSATVPPLGFSTYFISSATRKATTSEVYRSEAGRNDTIEVGRGNLRLIYSGNEGQLTKYMNSRSLVKKQIKQSFSYYAGDNGYVDLQAEGAYVFRPNGSYPIKSGGKVDHFTVLRGPLLDEVHQRINSWIYQVTRVYKEKEHAEIEFIIGPIPIDNGVGKDIVSKITTGMKTNKRFYTDSNGRDFIERIRDYRKDWDLEVNQPVAGNYYPINLGIYTKDNNTELSVLVDRSVGGSSIVDGQLELMLHRRLLSDDDKGIFEALNETVCIRDDCEGLIVXSXKLPSXLGFLVFIKTITPPKWRRSFGQEIYSPFLLAFTEQDEDSWTSSYVTTFSGMDPSYTLPDNVAIITLQELEDEKLLFRLAHLYEIDEDKDLSVMASVELKKVFADKKIRKVTEMSLSANQERAEMEKKRLVWKAEGSSDKEAKVLRGGPVDPTKLVVDLAPMEIRTLIIDL